In Mixophyes fleayi isolate aMixFle1 chromosome 3, aMixFle1.hap1, whole genome shotgun sequence, the genomic stretch TGTTAGAGCTGGCATTGCGCATGGTCAGTTGACAGTTATTGCTACATGTCGTATGTTTCAGTCACTGCAAGAGTTTCCTTTAATTATGTGAATGTTTCAATTGTAGGAGAACGAGCGCACAAAGGACTTGATCATTGAGCAAAAGTTCCATCGAACAATAATCGGGCAAAAGGGGGAAAGAATTCGAGAGATCCGGGAAAAATTCCCCGATGTGAGATTGTTTTCTGTCTATTAAAATTCGTTCTTTGACCATCTCCCCAGCAATATTAGTTGGTGCTTTCTGCTTTAATTTTTTCATTACCTTCTCCTTTTTAGGTGATCATTAACTTCCCAGATCCAACACACAAGAGTGATATTGTGCAGCTGCGTGGGCCTAAGAATGAAGTGGAGAAGTGCACAAAGTATCTACAGAAGATGGTATCGGAGATGGTAAGAGCAGATTTATAAGTCACTGTGGTTTTATTTCCATGCTTTGAACTCCTCTGGATTTGCCACTGATGAGTTACTGAACTATCCTCCCCTTTGACCAGATATATTATAATGCTCTTATGATTGCTTTGCAGGTGGAGAACAGCTTCTCCATCTCTGTGCCAATCTTCAAGCAATTCCACAAGAACATCATTGGAAAGGGTGGTGCCAATATCAAAAAGGTGTGTTGTCTTAATTTAGAAGAAAACCAGTTGTCATTGCTCTGTGCCTTTTCCATTCATtgcaagttttatttattttaataatttcttATTTTTAGATTCGTGAAGAATGTAACACTAAAATTGACCTCCCGGCTGAGAACAGCAACTCCGAAATGATTGTCATAACTGGCAAGAAATCCAACTGTGAGGCTGCACGCGATAGAATTCTGGCCATTCAGAAGGAACTGGTAACTAGGATTTACATTCTTTTAGTTTATTTGGAAAGGAGATTACGAACTTTAGAATCGAGGACCTATATGTGGTTAGGTTTCAGTGTGTTTGATGTTGGTTATTCTAGGCTAATATCACAGAACTGGAGGTCAGCATTCCATCTAAACTGCACAATTCCCTTATTGGAGCTAAGGGCCGCTTTATACGCTCTATCATGGAGGAGTGTGGGGGTGTACATATCCACTTCCCAAGCGAGGGCTCTGGCAGTGACACAGTCACCATTCGTGGACCAGCTCAGGATGTGGAGCGAGCCAAGAAACAGCTGTTGCATCTGGCTGAGGAAAAGGTAATTGCTACCTGGGAACGGGAGGCTTATGTCACTAGGTTAATGGCTAATTTTAAGTTATTCATACCTGTGTAGTTACCTCTGTATTTATTTTAAGTACCCAATATGTGTGATCTTATCAGTTATTTAGCATTATCTAGAATTTTAAGTTCATATAATTGACATATCTCTCTGTTTCTTGTGACCTTAAGTCATAAAATTTACTCAAGCTTGTAGTGAAGCCAGTTCAAGTCCTATAATAAGGCATTTGACTCTTGGTAGTATCGAGCAGTGTGAAGGGGAAAAATTGGTTTTGAGCTCTTTCATGTAGAGGAGTTTGACATTACCGTCTTCATGTACCAGTTTGAAAGACATTTCTTTCACAGACCAGGATTATTAAACTGCTTCATGGTTCtcttccagcaaacaaagagCTTTACTGCAGAGCTGCGAGCTAAGCCAGAATACCACAAGTTCTTGATTGGTAAAGGAGGTGGAAACATCCGTAAGGTGCGTGACCAAACAGGAGCCCGTATCATCTTCCCAACTGCAGAGGATAAGGACCAGCAGCTGATCACCATTGTGGGCACCGATGAGGCTGTGAAAGATGCTCAGAGGGAACTGGAAATCCTCATCAAAAGCTTGGTGAGACCATTGAGTTTATGAAAATGTTGGATGCTGGTTTTTCTTTTCCCCTTTCATATATAGTAATTTAAAACCTGCAAATGTCCGTGCGGGTGTGGTATTGCCCAGGGCTTGCACCGGGCCTGCGTAGAGAGCGACATTTGTGAAAACCTTTACAGCGTAAAGGTTAGTGTAACATTGACTGGGAAATGCTAAACAGTGAATCAACTCTGCAGTTCCCTGCTGCTAAACTGTGTAAGATCCTTTCTTACACTGCATTTCTTTAATAGGAAAACTCTGCATTTTTCTGCTTGTGCAAAGGTGAATTTTGCCCATAGCAAGCCAGACTGTGTTTTGCGTTCATGCTCTTATCTTGAAAGATATGACAATCTAGTTGGCAGTAGCTGTAATACATTTTCTGCAGTTACCTGtagcagttttcataaatgtcccttgTGTGTCTTGGCAATTTGCATCTCTAAACTTACTTTTATGGGCAGATGTATATTATACCCTTTTTTCATTCCTTAGGATAACATAGTTGAGGACTCAATGTCTGTTGACCCCAAACACCACCGTCACTTTGTGATCCGGCGAGGACAAGTCCTGCGGGAGATAGCAGAAGAATATGGTGGCGTGACTGTTAGCTTCCCACGCTCTGGTGTGCAAAGTGATAAAGTGACCTTAAAGGGTGCAAAGGAGTGTGTTGATTCTGCTAAGAAACGGATCCTAGATATCGTCGAAGATTTGGTAAGATGAGACAACCTGACTCGTGTTCAGCAACGTGTGTAACCTTTTTGTTTCTTGCTTTTGCTCTGATCATCTGGTCTCGTTTATGCAGGAGGCTCAGGTCACTATTGAGTGCATGATTCCTCAACGATTCCATAGATCCATTATGGGCCCTAAAGGTTCTCGAATCCAACAGATAACAAGGGAGCATGCTGTGCAGATCAAGTTCCCTGATCGTGAGGACAACACTCAGGGAGGTAAGAAAACTTCTTCAGTTTAAACACCAGTGAAAAACATGAAACCCAGTCTCCTAAGGGACTCTACTTCTCTTTACCAGCACCAAATCCGGAGTCACCAGCGCAAGAGAATGGAGAAGAAGGGGCAGAGACTAAAGTAGCTACTGACCCTGGCTCTCCTAAAAAGTGTGACATCATACTGATCTCTGGGCGCAAGGAGAAGTGTGATTCAGCTTATGAAGCTCTGAAGGTGTGtaagggaggggggtgggggtgaagATAGTTTTGGGACAACCATAAGGGAAAAATGTACTGATACATTGTGGGCagcattattcattaatcagttAATTAAACCATTACTAGCTCTGTAAAATACAGCTCTTATTACATAATCATTAAGTGTTTCCCCCCGATCACCAGGCTCTTGTACCGGTCAGCATTGAGGTAGAGGTCCCATATGATCTCCATCGTTACATCATTGGGCAGAAAGGAATGGGCATTCGCAAGATGATGGATGAATTTGAGGTGGGTGAATTGTAAAAGGCTATGATGCAGAGTCTTTTTTAATTAATAACCTGTATGTTGCTCCTTCAGCAATAGCAGGACCCTTTGGAGGCCGGGTGCAggattttttctttccttttattattttgtttttattttacctgtACGCTATATTGAGACTTCCTCAGCTGTCCTGTCCCCAGGAGGTTGGCTCCCCATCCATCCTCCTGCTTCACTCACCACCTTTCTCCTCTGTCCCCGGCCTGAGCCACAGGTTAAGTGGACTCGCACCCACCTAGGGTGAGCTCAGATAAAAACCTGCAGCTTCACTAGTTCTCCTTTCCCAGTTGCCACAATGCCCCAGGCAGGCAGTAGGCTGATTGGTATCTGTTTAGTTGTGAGCCCAGACTTTCTGAAGGGAGTTTCTCTTTCCTATGAATTGAAATCTAGTAGTACGCTCATTCAGTATTTCAACGGGAACATTGGCCATGATGCAGACGATGGTGCTGTTGAGGCGTGAGTATTCTGCTTGAAGGGTGTGGGACCGCTAGGGTGCTGCACGTGAGACAATGACTGTATAGGAGTGGCCATTATGCCAGCCATTTTCCTGTCTGTGTCTCCAGGGTCCTGTACCTTCAGCCTTTTCCAAAAAAAGGTGACGCTCTGCAGGTTTCTTGAAGTACAAGAATCATCCTTCCCAGGTTATTACGCTCCTGAGGATTGCGTTGGGCGAGAAGAACGCACTAGACACTTGTCAGCCCATCTGGCATATGAAGCGTGTCCGATTCTGTCGACTGTCTCATTGGTGGTATTTTCACCTCTGAACAGTCAGATCTCAGACCAAGGTGAACTCCCGCACATTTTCTCCAGCATCCAATTGGGGGTGACACCGGGTATAGTGTAGTGGGGATCGGTGGCTGGCACTTTAAGAAAGTTGATACCCAACactagctcccccccccccccttctatacCACCTTTTCTGTTAGGCTTCAGTTTAGTTTAAATGCCTGGCGTCTTGGGgctgcattttcttttacttggaGGCTGGTTGTGTGCTGCTTGGAGTGAGGGACCAAAGGTGCCTCTGCTGCTGGGCCCCCCCGGAAACCCACCATCCCCCTCTCCTATTGCTGGACACTGCCAAGCAGCCACCAATAAACGCCGCAGGCTGTTCCTGACGTCCCTGAGAGGTGGGCTAGTTTCAAACTGAGGAGGATAGGAACTGATTAAGTTACAGGAAGCCCTCCCTTCTAGGGGCTTGAAATCTGTCCCCTCCTACAGCCTTGGAGCAAGGAACATTTTCTTGCTAACTTTTTGCCAATTAAGCATTTCTTTCATGTTTAGATACTGTAATGTTTAAGCTGTTTTTGAGAACAGGTCTAATTTTTGCTGCAGTAAATAAAGTACTATTATGGAGTTGTGTCGGTGATCCAGGAAAAACAGCAGCAGCACCAGTGACCATTGGGAAGTGTTTCCCTACAGTTGTGGCAATGTCTCATACATCTGCTCGGATTGTCAGTGTACTGGGTGTTTTCATTCACCATTTATGTCCCATTTCCTTTAATAAAGACCTAATCAGGTGCTGTCAAAGAACCAATGATAtttcagtaaaataaacaattgtgAAGAGATTAATGCTAACAATTACTATATAACTAGAGGACGATCATTTAAAGACAAAACTCTGCCTAAAGTGAAGCCAGTGATGTCCATTCAGTAACCTTAACAGGTCTGTGATGTCACCAGGTCCTGGTGAAtgaataggctgaatattggtacaGCCCAAGAATGACTGACTGAATTCACTGTGTAGATGATGGGTACAGGAAAAGACTAGTCTATGGGCTCCTTTCTCATTAAACATAACTCGCATGTAACAGTCAGTAATTGTTTTGTTCAGAAAATGATTTTTATTGTAACAATTGTCAGATTGATTGCATTAATCTTACTTAGCAGTGCTTTTTAATGATTTAGGTCAACATCCAAGTTCCAGCCCCTGAGCTGCAGTGTGACATAATTACCATCACCGGGCTTTCTACCAACCTGGAGCGGGCCAAAGCTGGACTTCTAGATCGAGTGAAGGAACTGCTGGCGGAACAGGAGGACAGGGTGAGTGATGTGGAGATGAAAATTTGTTTGGTATAGTGTGTATATCATGGACGCCTTACTTATTTTTATCATCTCTATTTTGCACATGATATAATCGTAGCCAcaatttgtgtttatattttcctGGTGTCTTTTAAAGTTAACTTTAGTCTTAAAGAAGGAAAATTCAAAGATTTCGTGATGTCTGGTGGACATTTTGCAGACGTATGAGTTTGATGTTGAACATGCTATGTTATCTAATCAGTGttctatatgtaatatattatggCTCTTGGCTTGCAGGCTTTGCGAAGCTTTAAACTGGTTATCACTGTAGAACCCAAATTTCACCCTAAAATCATTGGTCGCAAGGGTGCAGTCATCAGCCAGATCCGCACTGAACATGATGTGAACATTCAGTTTCCAGATAAGAATGATGAAAATCAGGTTGGTtatatgtttctttattttatggAGTCTGGGGTCATACCCTCCAGTCTAAAAGCATTTTAGACAAGGAGACAGAATTTAGTTATTGTGAGACTATAGCAAGGTCTCAAAACTGTAGTAAGGGAATATTTCCAAGAGCGAATTGATGTCCAGAACCAGAGACTAAATTGATGGGCCTTTTATTTGGGTTGAGGCATGTAAATTCCAAATGTCTTCGTTAGCTTCCTGATCTGCTATTTCTGTATTGGTGCTTAGTTTAGGGAATagtttttatataaaacatacatagtaTACTTTTTAGTGCCAAACTGTTGGTTTAATTTATGAATATTAAccttttttgttacttttattgGTTTTAATTTATAATATCCATTTTAATGTCTTAATCTGTCTTCAGGATCAAATCACCATCACAGGCTATGAGAGAAATACAGAGTCTGCTAAGGAGGCAATACTGCAGATTGTTGGAGACCTGGAGCAAATGGTGTCTGAGGACATTACTCTAGACCACCGTGTCCATGCCCGCATCATTGGGGCCAGAGGCAAAGCCATACGCAAGATCATGGATGAATTCAAGGTGTGTGCAGTAACTAGATTCCTCTGCACGTTATAGGTTCAATAATGAATGGTCATATTAGGTTATAGTGGGGAATCAAAAACCACCTGTAACCAGCACATATGATCATGTTCTATTCTTTGCAATACTTATCTGTTTATGGATAGTCTGCGTTCTACCATTTCATAACTGCGTATATTTATAATTGTACAGTCTATTTTGACAGCATTGGTTAGATAAATGCTTTTTTATCTTGCATCACTATGAGCAGTGTAAACCAGAGCTTGTGTTGGCTAATTGGCTTGCAAGTATTATATGACCAAGCATAATGTATAGCCTATGCTTACTTAAAGCTATGAATTATGTTTTACCGGTTATTCATTTGAGGAGGAAATACTAAACTACTTTATAACGGATTCCCTGAAAAACCAAGGTGGAGTGGTGTATTTTAGGTTCAGCTATAATAGATTAGATTTCTGAGTTTTCATCTCTGCTTTGGTTAAGGCATAAGGAGCTACCAGTGCGACTGAAAAATAGCCTGCATTTGGTTTTACCATTTTTTTCATatatccattgggggacacttgATACCTTGGGTGTCTGCTGTCCCCCAATGG encodes the following:
- the HDLBP gene encoding vigilin — translated: MSSVAVLTQESFDEHRSGLTQPAVRVAAIGSEEENDPPTYKDAFPPLPEKAVGSETPSEPAGAWSKIRPIKSSVITQVFHVPLEERRYKDMAQFGEGEQAKICLDIMQKTGAQLELSLAKDQGLSIMVSGKLDSVMKARKEIVTRLQTQASASVAIPKEHHRFVIGKNGEKLQDLELKTATKIQIPRPEDASNQIKITGTKEGIEKARHEILLISAEQDKRAVERLEIEKAYHPFIAGPYNKTVNEIMHETGTRINIPPPSVNKTEIVCTGEKDQLAQAVAKIRQIYEEKKKKTTSIAVEVRKSQHKYVIGPKGNSLQEILEHTGVSVEIPPSDSSSETVILRGEPEKLGQALTEVYAKANSFTLASVSAPSWLHRFIIGKKGQNLSKITQQIPKVHIEFTEGEDKISLEGPTEDVTVAQQLMETLVRDLISRMDFAEISIEHRFHRHLIGKSGTNINRIKEQYKVSVRIPQDSEKSNHIRIEGDPQGVQQAKKELLELALRMENERTKDLIIEQKFHRTIIGQKGERIREIREKFPDVIINFPDPTHKSDIVQLRGPKNEVEKCTKYLQKMVSEMVENSFSISVPIFKQFHKNIIGKGGANIKKIREECNTKIDLPAENSNSEMIVITGKKSNCEAARDRILAIQKELANITELEVSIPSKLHNSLIGAKGRFIRSIMEECGGVHIHFPSEGSGSDTVTIRGPAQDVERAKKQLLHLAEEKQTKSFTAELRAKPEYHKFLIGKGGGNIRKVRDQTGARIIFPTAEDKDQQLITIVGTDEAVKDAQRELEILIKSLDNIVEDSMSVDPKHHRHFVIRRGQVLREIAEEYGGVTVSFPRSGVQSDKVTLKGAKECVDSAKKRILDIVEDLEAQVTIECMIPQRFHRSIMGPKGSRIQQITREHAVQIKFPDREDNTQGAPNPESPAQENGEEGAETKVATDPGSPKKCDIILISGRKEKCDSAYEALKALVPVSIEVEVPYDLHRYIIGQKGMGIRKMMDEFEVNIQVPAPELQCDIITITGLSTNLERAKAGLLDRVKELLAEQEDRALRSFKLVITVEPKFHPKIIGRKGAVISQIRTEHDVNIQFPDKNDENQDQITITGYERNTESAKEAILQIVGDLEQMVSEDITLDHRVHARIIGARGKAIRKIMDEFKVDIRFPQSGAADPNCVTVMGKPEDVDEAIDHLLNLEEEYMSDVVENEVMQSYLKPHSQEDNKPQPSKGFVVRDAPWTAGGGNEKAPDMTSSEDFPSFGAPVAHKTSPWGPKRHGGGKGLMPADMSASC